A single region of the Novipirellula aureliae genome encodes:
- a CDS encoding tyrosine-type recombinase/integrase, which translates to MSRRLGKVPAYCHHKASGRAVVRIFGKDVYLGPYGAPESHEAYEAEIARWRAATNEGESLEHEIRANSRFDLTLAEVLLRYKAFAENYYVKDGKPTKELTEMQLALRPARVLFGDTLARDFGPLSLKAVREAMINSDLSRGVINNRTNRIKRFIKWAASEQLVPPSVYEGVRTVTGLKFGRTRARETDPIKPVEDEHIEPVLAAVSSQVAAMIRLQRLTGMRPCEVVLMQFQDIERSKDIWIYEPQEHKTQWRGHHRVIALGPQCQEILTPFLILRQHGFLFSPRDAEEYRNGKRRENRQSPMTPSQQKRKPKKNPKKAKRDYYDVASYRRAIKYGILKVNKQRKVEKKELLPNWFPLQLRHSRATEINELYGIEAAAVSLGHSHADVTRVYAERNLKLAIEVARKVG; encoded by the coding sequence ATGTCACGACGGTTAGGGAAAGTTCCCGCTTATTGCCACCACAAAGCTTCTGGACGCGCTGTCGTCCGCATCTTCGGCAAAGATGTTTATCTGGGCCCATACGGGGCCCCCGAAAGCCACGAGGCTTACGAGGCAGAGATCGCGCGATGGCGTGCTGCGACAAACGAAGGCGAATCACTGGAACACGAGATCCGGGCCAATTCGAGATTCGATTTGACGCTGGCCGAGGTTCTGCTTCGCTACAAAGCGTTTGCAGAAAACTATTACGTTAAGGACGGTAAACCGACAAAAGAGTTAACTGAAATGCAGTTGGCTCTCCGGCCAGCCCGCGTTCTGTTTGGAGACACCTTGGCCCGAGATTTTGGCCCGTTAAGCCTAAAGGCGGTCCGAGAAGCGATGATCAATTCCGACTTGTCTCGCGGTGTCATCAACAATAGAACCAATCGGATTAAGCGATTTATTAAATGGGCTGCATCGGAACAGTTGGTCCCTCCTAGTGTGTACGAGGGTGTTCGAACGGTGACGGGATTGAAATTTGGTCGAACTCGCGCTCGTGAGACCGATCCAATCAAACCAGTTGAGGATGAGCATATCGAACCGGTTTTGGCAGCAGTTTCATCGCAAGTTGCAGCGATGATCAGGCTACAGCGTCTAACTGGCATGCGTCCGTGCGAAGTCGTTCTGATGCAATTTCAGGATATCGAACGGTCCAAAGACATTTGGATCTACGAGCCGCAGGAGCACAAGACGCAGTGGCGAGGACACCATCGTGTGATTGCACTGGGGCCGCAGTGCCAAGAAATCCTGACGCCCTTCTTGATTTTGCGACAACACGGGTTTCTATTTTCACCTCGCGACGCTGAGGAATACCGCAACGGGAAACGCCGTGAGAACCGGCAATCTCCGATGACGCCATCGCAGCAGAAAAGGAAGCCAAAGAAAAATCCCAAGAAAGCGAAACGGGATTATTACGATGTCGCCAGTTACCGCCGTGCGATTAAGTATGGAATATTGAAGGTTAACAAGCAACGAAAGGTCGAGAAAAAGGAACTGCTGCCCAATTGGTTTCCGCTGCAGTTGCGTCACTCCCGAGCAACCGAGATCAACGAGCTCTACGGAATTGAAGCGGCAGCGGTTTCACTTGGACACAGTCACGCGGATGTGACCCGAGTTTACGCCGAACGCAATCTCAAACTTGCAATTGAGGTGGCACGAAAGGTAGGGTAA